Genomic window (Phocoena phocoena chromosome 20, mPhoPho1.1, whole genome shotgun sequence):
aacagatagatgacagatagatggATTGAATGGACTGGTTGGATGGGAggttgaatggatggatagatggatggagggATAGGTGGGTAGAAAGGTGACTAGTAAACAAACTCCTCCTCTTCCAGTAGTTTTGGAAGTGGGCCAGAACAATGGCTTTCAAGTTACGGGCCAAGTCTATGCAGACCTGTCTTTAAAGAGTTTAAAGCTCATTTGAGTAAACATAATTCTGGCCACCTTCACCAGGCACTTGAGCCTCAGAGGGAGACAGATGAGTGATACTGGGCCCCAATGGCACAACTGGAATGTCCTTACAAAGAAACTGGGTCCTATTTCCTGTTACAGATTAACTTCTTGGCAAATTGCAGCCTGCCTGCCACAGCTGGAGGTGGATGAAGAATCCAGTTTTTAAAACCCTCAGGGATCTTGAATTTAATTAAACAAGCATTTTACACCATCCCAGAAGGAAGCAAAACAAACCACCCTGTTTTCTGAACTTCTAAGGACCTGGAGTCTCCTTCACTTGATTGGCTAAGAAGCTGAGTGAGTTTCACCCCTCAGGAGCTGGTGAAATAAGCACCACCCTGCCTCAAAACCTCACCACCAGCTGAGAACCTTTTCCGGGAGTCCTGAGGGTGTATACTGTGAGCAGGTTCTTACCAGACACTGTCCTATTTTGCAGGGTGAATTTCCATTaggtgagaggagggagaaagacagaattgtattgaaaaaaaaaaaaaaattgaaagcagttACCAGAGCTTGGCCTATGCCCAGAAAGCTGTAGAAAGAGGCCCCAAACTTCCTGATCCCCAGCTGCAAGCCCAGGCCTGTTTCCTGGCCCACTGCAAGTTTCCTACCCCCGGGGGAAAAGCAGGGCTTCGGGCCAGCTGAGGGGGCCCCATCTCTCTTGCTCCCTCCCTAAAAGAGGTCAGGCTCCGCTGAAGCAAAAGGAGTGCTCTGCAGTCAATTTGCAGGCGGAATTGCTCTACTTCTTGTCCTTCCTTCTTTCGTGCTCTTTACCCCAGGTGCCAGATTCTCAAAAGAATCCTCTTCAGTTTCTGAGGTTTTGATGGCCAAAAAGAAGGGTCATTTCCAGTAACGTGCTGTCTCCATAGCCCCTTCGCTCACCTGTGTTCTACAGAATCACACCCACATTTCCCCGCTGATCCTCTAATCCCGGCTCCCCAGTCCGGTCTTTCAAACGTGTTATGTCATCATTTATTTGCAAACATATCCATTTGATTTCAAATTAAAATGCTTTGGGGtcgaattaaaaacaaaacacatgcaaGGGGGGGAAAAGAGAAGCTGACAGACATGTCAGTAAACAGCGAAATATTTCCAAAGGCTGGACACAGATAGCTCAGACGCTAGAGGGTTCCGATTGACAGACTCTTGATGTGAGGAGACACAGAAACATCAGCAGAGGGACACTTTTCTGGGGATTAAAAAACCAAGAACATgaatccctcttccttccttcccaccagcACTCAGTGTTCCACGCACTGGATGATCAAGGCCTCGTTGTCTCCCATTGCCATGATCACAGTCTGATCCTGATTTTTCCCATAATTCATTAACAATTCTCCAAGTTAAATATTAAAGTATTCATACAAACACTGTGGAGTGAGCCAAACCCAAAACCTTCCTGTGATGGGCACTGGCTGATCAGCCAGCTATttgaaaaaaggagagagaaaaaaacaaaccaaaaaaaaagaaagaaagaaggaaagaaagaaaccgaGTACCACACATCCCCATCAATGCTATGACCACAGAGCTTTCAGAGTTCAGAAACGTGAGGCACATGGAAGGGGGCAGGGTCACTAGACAGTCACAGCTCAGCAGTAGAGATTCACCAGAGCCAGAGCAGTCTGCTCTGGGGCTCCCCCGTTTCCAGAAGCTCAGGGAAAGTCCCAGGATGTGTGAAGACTTCTTTCGTCCTCTCTATCGGAGAGCTGGGGAAATAGGACTCCCCGTGGCCGCATCTCCCTCTCAGCTCCAGAGCAAAGCCCGATGAAGGTAATTTCTGAAGCCTGAATCCCAAAGGCGGggatttctctctcctccctctctttggAACTTCTCAGGATGGGGTTTGTCCCGAGTTTCATTGGCCAAAGGCAGTTCCACGGATGAGGTGAGGGTCCGAATCCAGAGAGAAGCATCTCAGGTCTTCTGCTCAGGGGCACCATCCTTCAAGGAGGCGTCTTTGCCAtctgctgcctctgtgccagCCCGCAGATTTGGTTCCTCTCCCTCGGGCTGTTCTGCGGGTTTCTGGGACGCCCCCGCCACCTTGGTGCTCTTGCTGGAGTGGCATCCCATCTCAGTTGGACGCAGAGGGTGAGTGCCCTGGGATGTCCCGAGGTGAGGACGCTCTGTTGTGGCTGATCCTCAGGTGCCAGTGTTAAATAGCCCTTCCTCAGAGCACAGCTGAAAGAGAACGGGTTCCGTTTCTATGGTCACAGGAAGACACCAGTCCAATCTGCATAAtgacacccccccgcccccccccccgccccgtctgCGGGATGGGCAGGGCCTGGAAGGGGGCTCTTCCTGCTAGCACCAAGCCCTATTCATTCCATCAGTAGAATTCCCTTTTGTTTAACGGGTAACTTCTTCTTTACAAATTAAAACCCCCCACCTAGTTACCTGTAAACACCAGCCCTCTCTTGCTGCAAATAAAGCCCTGTTACTAAGCAACTAGCTGTGCCCTTCCTCCGTGTCCCAGGGTCATATCCAGTTCCGGGACTTACAGACCCCCCGCTTGGAGTCCATCCCCTACCCTAGAATGCCACCTCCACCCGGGGTTGAAGAATGGGGCTAAGATCGTGGACTCCAGGGTTTAACCCAAACATGTAAGTAATGAAAAGCATTAACACTGccgtatgttatatatgaaagttgttaacagAGTGaatcctaagagctctcatcacacacatacacacacacatttttgtttctttaatgttgtatctttaagagatgatggatgttcattaaacttattgtgataatcatttcatgatgtgtaAAATCCAAAACATTATGCTGTACAGCTTGaacttatacagtgttatatatcaattatatctcaataaaactagaaggaaaaagaaataaatagataaataaaaaataaacaaattagcaGGTACCAAATGCTACTTGGTACCAAGTACAGTTTTCATTCATCATCTTGTtccatcctcacaacagctctaaGAGGCAGGTTgtgttatttaatcctcatttaacagatggagacactgaggcacagagaggttgaataatTTAAGGTCTAACAGCCTGGAAATAGCAGGGCTGGGATTAGAACCCAAATCATCTGGATTCCACTCTATCACTAGGTTCATCTTATCTCTTTTAAAGACCCCACCGGGCCATCTTCATAAACCATCATAGGTGTCATCAGTTTGGTAGGCCTgtcttgctctttttttaaaaaaaataaatttatttatttttatttatttatttttggctgcgttgggtcttcgttgctgcacgcaggctttgtctagttgcagtgatcgggggctactcttcattgctgtgcgtagGCTTCTTAtcgtggtggtttctcttgttgtgtagcacgggctgtaggtgcacgggcttcagtagttgtggctcgcagtctctagagcacaggctcagtaattgtggcgcacgggcttagctgctccacggcatgtgggatcttcccggaccagggctcgaacccgtgtcccctgcattggcaggcggattcttaactactgtgtcaccagggaagccctgtcattgcTCTTTTAATCCGCGACACGTGGGTAAAAGTTTTCAAAGCTGTGAACGAATGCTCTATATTTgactcctcttttattttctgatcacctcgctttttttttcctaactccAAAAGGGGCCTGATAGTTCTGGCGCAGCTCCCAGGAAGCTGCAAAGACGATCAAGCAGGTCCCTGTAGTACCTTTTCAGAGAAGCACAGACTGTATCCTTCCCCAAGGATGCACACAGCAGTCAAAGGTGACGCCAACTCCATTCACTTCTGGAGGGGTGGGTACATGCCAGCCTCGGATGTTTTACACACGTCCGTCCTCTCGTTTATTCCTCACAATCAAACAGTCCTACGAGGGAGTATTGTTAAGCCACGCTAGAGGGGGAGTAACTGAGTCCAGAGCGGTTAGGTCAATGGCCTGAGGTCACATGCGTGGTTGGCAGCCAGCTCCGGATGCTGCCTGCACACCCTGTGACCTTCCCACTCCTTGTCCTCTCCTGCTGCCACCCCCACTGCCTCTGGTTAACACCATTCATCTTCCTGGATTTAGGCATTCAGTGATCCACAGGAATGTGGTAAGACTTCCCTGTAAATCACCTTTCTTTGAATGAGCTTCTTGCCAACCGGGCTGGCAGAGTGACAATTAGGAGGACATTATAATGCTGTCGATT
Coding sequences:
- the CHD9NB gene encoding CHD9 neighbor protein — translated: MGCHSSKSTKVAGASQKPAEQPEGEEPNLRAGTEAADGKDASLKDGAPEQKT